One part of the Quercus lobata isolate SW786 chromosome 7, ValleyOak3.0 Primary Assembly, whole genome shotgun sequence genome encodes these proteins:
- the LOC115953044 gene encoding tRNA-specific adenosine deaminase TAD2 isoform X3 codes for MDSLEVPVGCVIVEEGKVIASGRNRTTETRNATRHAEMEAIDILLEHWQKNGLSKLEVAEKFSNCYLYVTCEPCIMCAAALSILGIKEVCYGCANDKFGGCGSILSLHLGSSEPLKSHGVPQGKGFKCTGGIMASEAVSLLRTFYEQGNPNVCFVSAPKPHRPLAQQATR; via the exons TATTGCCTCAGGAAGAAATCGAACTACTGAGACACGAAAC GCCACAAGACATGCGGAGATGGAAGCTATTGATATTCTTCTTGAGCACTGGCAGAAAAATGGACTTTCAAAGTTAGAAGTCgctgaaaaattttcaaactgcTACCTTTACGTTACCTGTGAACCATGCATAATGTGTGCAGCTGCTTTATCAATTCTTG GTATAAAAGAAGTATGTTATGGCTGTGCAAATGATAAATTTGGAGGTTGTGGATCAATATTGTCCTTGCATTTAGGTAGCTCTGAGCCACTTAAAAG TCATGGTGTTCCTCAAGGAAAGGGATTTAAATGTACTGGAGGAATAATGGCATCAGAAGCAGTCTCTCTTCTACGAACATTCTATGAACAAGGGAACCCTAATG tttgttttgtttcagcTCCAAAGCCTCACAGACCTTTGGCTCAACAGGCAACACGTTGA